One Nomascus leucogenys isolate Asia chromosome 22a, Asia_NLE_v1, whole genome shotgun sequence DNA segment encodes these proteins:
- the METTL21A gene encoding protein N-lysine methyltransferase METTL21A isoform X2 — protein sequence MALVPYEETTEFGLQKFHKPLATFSFANHTIQIRQNWRHLGVAAVVWDAAIVLSTYLEMGAVELRGRSAVELGAGTGLVGIVAALLGAHVTITDRKVALEFLKSNVQANLPPHIQPKTVVKELTWGQNLGSFSPGEFDLILGADIIYLEETFTDLLQTLEHLCSNHSVILLACRIRYERDNNFLAMLERQFTVRKVHYDPEKDVHIYEAQKRNQKEDL from the exons ATGGCCCTCGTGCCCTATGAGGAGACAACGGAATTTGGATTGCAGAAATTCCACAAGCCTCTTGCAACTTTTTCCTTTGCAAACCACACGATCCAGATCCGGCAGAACTGGAGACACCTGGGAGTCGCAGCGGTGGTTTGGGATGCG GCCATCGTTCTTTCCACGTATCTGGAGATGGGAGCTGTGGAGCTCAGGGGCCGCTCTGCCGTGGAGCTGGGTGCTGGCACGGGGCTGGTGGGCATAGTGGCTGCCCTGCTGG GTGCTCATGTGACTATCACGGATCGAAAAGTAGCATTAGAATTTCTTAAATCAAACGTTCAAGCCAACTTACCTCCTCATATCCAACCCAAAACTGTTGTTAAGGAGCTGACTTGGGGACAAAATTTGGGGAGTTTTTCTCCTGGAGAATTTGACCTGATACTTGGAGCTGATATCATATATTTAGAAGAAACATTCACAGATCTTCTTCAAACACTGGAACATCTCTGTAGCAATCACTCTGTGATTCTTTTAGCATGCCGAATTCGCTATGAACGGGATAACAACTTCTTAGCAATGCTGGAGAGGCAATTTACTGTGAGAAAGGTTCACTATGATCCTGAAAAAGATGTACATATTTACGAAGCACAGAAGAGAAACCAGAAGGAGGACTTATAA
- the METTL21A gene encoding protein N-lysine methyltransferase METTL21A isoform X1, with product MRGSGLWPPAPHPPSGSLRPAVFAASPGRGKRSARPTRDRLPSRLSRGRGAGGMALVPYEETTEFGLQKFHKPLATFSFANHTIQIRQNWRHLGVAAVVWDAAIVLSTYLEMGAVELRGRSAVELGAGTGLVGIVAALLGAHVTITDRKVALEFLKSNVQANLPPHIQPKTVVKELTWGQNLGSFSPGEFDLILGADIIYLEETFTDLLQTLEHLCSNHSVILLACRIRYERDNNFLAMLERQFTVRKVHYDPEKDVHIYEAQKRNQKEDL from the exons ATGCGTGGCTCCGGGCTGTGGCcgcccgccccccaccccccctcgGGCTCTTTAAGGCCGGCGGTTTTCGCAGCCAGCCCGGGGCGGGGAAAGAGGAGCGCGCGCCCCACGCGGGACCGCCTCCCGAGCC GTCTGAGCAGAGGGCGGGGTGCAGGCGGGATGGCCCTCGTGCCCTATGAGGAGACAACGGAATTTGGATTGCAGAAATTCCACAAGCCTCTTGCAACTTTTTCCTTTGCAAACCACACGATCCAGATCCGGCAGAACTGGAGACACCTGGGAGTCGCAGCGGTGGTTTGGGATGCG GCCATCGTTCTTTCCACGTATCTGGAGATGGGAGCTGTGGAGCTCAGGGGCCGCTCTGCCGTGGAGCTGGGTGCTGGCACGGGGCTGGTGGGCATAGTGGCTGCCCTGCTGG GTGCTCATGTGACTATCACGGATCGAAAAGTAGCATTAGAATTTCTTAAATCAAACGTTCAAGCCAACTTACCTCCTCATATCCAACCCAAAACTGTTGTTAAGGAGCTGACTTGGGGACAAAATTTGGGGAGTTTTTCTCCTGGAGAATTTGACCTGATACTTGGAGCTGATATCATATATTTAGAAGAAACATTCACAGATCTTCTTCAAACACTGGAACATCTCTGTAGCAATCACTCTGTGATTCTTTTAGCATGCCGAATTCGCTATGAACGGGATAACAACTTCTTAGCAATGCTGGAGAGGCAATTTACTGTGAGAAAGGTTCACTATGATCCTGAAAAAGATGTACATATTTACGAAGCACAGAAGAGAAACCAGAAGGAGGACTTATAA
- the METTL21A gene encoding protein N-lysine methyltransferase METTL21A isoform X4 translates to MALVPYEETTEFGLQKFHKPLATFSFANHTIQIRQNWRHLGVAAVVWDAAIVLSTYLEMGAVELRGRSAVELGAGTGLVGIVAALLGGGI, encoded by the exons ATGGCCCTCGTGCCCTATGAGGAGACAACGGAATTTGGATTGCAGAAATTCCACAAGCCTCTTGCAACTTTTTCCTTTGCAAACCACACGATCCAGATCCGGCAGAACTGGAGACACCTGGGAGTCGCAGCGGTGGTTTGGGATGCG GCCATCGTTCTTTCCACGTATCTGGAGATGGGAGCTGTGGAGCTCAGGGGCCGCTCTGCCGTGGAGCTGGGTGCTGGCACGGGGCTGGTGGGCATAGTGGCTGCCCTGCTGG
- the METTL21A gene encoding protein N-lysine methyltransferase METTL21A isoform X3, translated as MRGSGLWPPAPHPPSGSLRPAVFAASPGRGKRSARPTRDRLPSRLSRGRGAGGMALVPYEETTEFGLQKFHKPLATFSFANHTIQIRQNWRHLGVAAVVWDAAIVLSTYLEMGAVELRGRSAVELGAGTGLVGIVAALLGGGI; from the exons ATGCGTGGCTCCGGGCTGTGGCcgcccgccccccaccccccctcgGGCTCTTTAAGGCCGGCGGTTTTCGCAGCCAGCCCGGGGCGGGGAAAGAGGAGCGCGCGCCCCACGCGGGACCGCCTCCCGAGCC GTCTGAGCAGAGGGCGGGGTGCAGGCGGGATGGCCCTCGTGCCCTATGAGGAGACAACGGAATTTGGATTGCAGAAATTCCACAAGCCTCTTGCAACTTTTTCCTTTGCAAACCACACGATCCAGATCCGGCAGAACTGGAGACACCTGGGAGTCGCAGCGGTGGTTTGGGATGCG GCCATCGTTCTTTCCACGTATCTGGAGATGGGAGCTGTGGAGCTCAGGGGCCGCTCTGCCGTGGAGCTGGGTGCTGGCACGGGGCTGGTGGGCATAGTGGCTGCCCTGCTGG